The following coding sequences are from one Amyelois transitella isolate CPQ chromosome 23, ilAmyTran1.1, whole genome shotgun sequence window:
- the LOC106130672 gene encoding cilia- and flagella-associated protein 58: protein MDDEEETFGAAMRIASETTEAEKEYEKVLEQLREAEGLKLYADVYTKLYDSYLKMKEENTHHIGEITSLKNRLHRFDDTVSDYLAEIAEDHKIIDKQRADIKEARALADAMHARELASVESLETMKKTVARLEKELDARKRAGDDDAGATSAVKEKEKFEKEKARLQGELDAIKLRLTNSLGYVEELEQKMNTAEDNIAKLEEQLEEADNNAVRQNRLVDHLKGESATLKSEVESRGTTISNLTDKLSKAEKTLERRDRQLRDMGNKLETARGEQEAAMIKAANLREQLDNTNAQFEKNKQALQNANRELKNMTDEGTRLRNEVSKMRKEAVQQTKRYQLLEKAKASVESERDRLRQQVSVMEREIMLSKKAAEADRRDIENLNREKDILNKNMQKIQNEALENLQMLNLQEQRRKQLEHELEMNAAQITKQRLLIRQLEKDKDRMLEETIALNEKIDEISEEVRLRTADILDLNKALREESIKVRKLSVALDATRAERNMLHKNYTEALDEIQDLKQKLKMLAYQIEQLKEDISGKESGLKTCEGVLAKCNKKVEMLRSEVQAGLVKLSDARADIAALRQEEARLNRIVQEGDTARAKLMKELEGLMNERDVVGAQLVRRNDEISLLYEKIRILEITLHRGERQYEQRVEDIRLLRLEIIRLRKEKNLLSKGIENMTDLRLEVFNLERELGRERLRVRALEESLETPLNVHRWRKLQGTDPESVQLTQKLRVTQKKVLAQSEMLVLKDRELKETRNLYSAVKDMLALQPSPEIQQTLTRTQRALAQRTAKMKCLIAELSMREKQVADLRLELDRANSDLHSFKQRYYEMKRALDADEARRLRVPSPQSQTEAI, encoded by the exons ATGGATGATGAGGAAGAAACCTTCGGGGCGGCGATGAGGATCGCGTCAGAAACCACGGAAGCAGAGAAGGAGTATGAGAAA GTCTTGGAGCAGCTGCGGGAGGCGGAAGGTCTGAAGCTGTATGCAGACGTGTACACCAAGCTTTACGACTCCTATTTGAAGATGAAGGAAGAGAATACACATCACATTGGCGAGATCACTTCCCTTAAA AATAGGCTACATCGCTTTGACGACACTGTGTCAGACTACCTCGCGGAAATTGCTGAAGatcataaaattatagataaacagCGAGCGGACATCA AGGAAGCCCGAGCCCTGGCAGATGCCATGCATGCAAGAGAACTCGCCAGCGTGGAGAGCCTGGAGACCATGAAGAAGACAGTGGCCAGGCTGGAGAAGGAACTGGACGCGAGAAAGAGAGCGGGGGACGATGACGC CGGGGCGACATCTGCCGTGAAAGAAAAGGAAAAGTTCGAGAAAGAAAAGGCGCGTCTCCAGGGAGAGCTGGACGCCATCAAACTGAGGCTGACCAACTCTCTGGGCTACGTCGAGGAGTTGGAGCAAAAGATGAACACGGCTGAGGATAACATAGCCAAGTTGGAGGAGCAGCTGGag GAAGCCGATAACAACGCGGTGCGTCAAAACCGCCTTGTGGATCACTTGAAAGGCGAGAGCGCAACTCTGAAGTCCGAAGTTGAAAGCAGAGGAACGACCATCAGCAACCTCACCGATAAG TTGTCAAAAGCCGAGAAGACCCTGGAACGACGGGACCGCCAGCTCCGGGACATGGGGAACAAGCTGGAGACGGCCAGGGGGGAACAGGAAGCGGCCATGATCAAGGCTGCCAACCTGAGAGAACAGCTGGACAACACCAACGCACAGTTTGAGAAGAATAAGCAGGCGTTGCAGAATGCTAATAGGGAACTGAAG aaCATGACTGACGAAGGAACGAGACTACGCAACGAAGTGTCCAAAATGAGGAAAGAGGCGGTGCAGCAGACCAAACGTTATCAGCTCTTGGAGAAAGCCAAAGCTTCTGTGGAGTCTGAGAG AGATCGTCTCCGTCAACAAGTGAGCGTGATGGAGCGCGAGATAATGCTGAGCAAGAAGGCGGCGGAGGCCGACAGGAGGGACATCGAGAACCTCAACAGGGAGAAGGACATTCTTAACAAGAACATGCAGAAGATCCAGA ATGAAGCCCTGGAGAATCTGCAAATGCTGAATCTCCAGGAGCAGCGTCGCAAGCAGCTGGAACACGAGCTGGAGATGAACGCGGCGCAGATCACCAAGCAGAGGCTGCTCATACGACAGCTGGAGAAGGACAAGGACAG AATGCTGGAGGAGACTATTGCACttaatgaaaagattgatgaaatATCAG AGGAGGTGCGCCTGCGCACTGCTGACATCCTGGACCTGAACAAGGCGCTCCGGGAGGAGAGCATCAAGGTCCGTAAGCTGTCAGTGGCTCTGGACGCCACCAGAGCTGAGAGGAACATGCTGCACAAGAATTATACGGAGGCCTTGGATGAGATACAAGACCTGAAACAGAAACTAAAG ATGCTAGCATACCAAATCGAGCAGCTCAAAGAGGACATCAGCGGAAAGGAGTCAGGGTTGAAGACCTGCGAAGGCGTCCTGGCCAAATGCAACAAGAAGGTGGAAATGCTGCGCAGTGAAGTGCAAGCTGGGCTCGTCAAACTATCAGACGCCAGGGCTGATATAGCAGCGTTGAGGCAAGAGGAAGCTAGGCTGAATAGGATTGTGCAG GAAGGTGACACAGCTCGAGCGAAACTGATGAAAGAGTTGGAAGGTCTTATGAACGAGCGCGACGTGGTGGGCGCGCAGCTGGTGAGGAGGAACGATGAGATTTCACTGCTGTATGAGAAGATCAGGATCTTGGAGATCACACTGCATAGAG GAGAACGTCAATACGAGCAGCGTGTTGAGGATATTCGTCTGTTGCGACTAGAGATCATCAGGTTGCGGAAAGAGAAGAATTTGCTCTCGAAAGGGATAGAGAACATGACGGATTTGAGGCTTGAG GTATTCAACCTAGAACGCGAGTTGGGCCGTGAGAGACTTCGCGTGCGAGCACTAGAGGAATCTCTGGAGACTCCTCTCAACGTGCACCGCTGGCGGAAGCTGCAGGGCACCGACCCCGAGAGCGTACAGCTCACGCAGAAGCTGCGTGTCACGCAAAA GAAGGTGCTAGCTCAAAGCGAGATGCTGGTACTGAAAGATCGTGAGCTGAAGGAGACCAGGAACCTATACAGCGCTGTGAAAGACATGCTGGCCTTGCAGCCCAGTCCCGAGATACAA CAAACATTGACGAGAACGCAGCGGGCTTTGGCGCAGAGAACTGCAAAAATGAAGTGCCTTATTGCTG AACTAAGCATGCGGGAGAAACAAGTGGCAGATCTCCGTCTAGAGCTGGACAGGGCAAACTCCGACCTTCATTCGTTCAAACAACGCTACTACGAGATGAAGCGGGCGCTTGATGCGGACGAAGCCAGAAGACTGCGGGTACCTTCACCGCAGTCGCAGACTGAAGCTATTTAA